One window of the Perca fluviatilis chromosome 5, GENO_Pfluv_1.0, whole genome shotgun sequence genome contains the following:
- the fkbp1ab gene encoding FKBP prolyl isomerase 1Ab, with protein sequence MGVEIETITPGDGRTFPKKGQTCVVHYVGSLTDGRKFDSSRDRDKPFRFKIGKQEVIRGWEEGVVQMSVGQRAKLTCSPEYAYGNKGHPGIIPPNATLIFDVELLGLE encoded by the exons atgggaGTCGAAATCGAGACTATAACCCCGGGCGACG GAAGGACTTTCCCCAAAAAAGGACAGACGTGTGTGGTGCATTATGTTG GCTCCCTGACAGATGGACGTAAGTTTGACTCGTCTCGTGATAGGGACAAGCCTTTCAGGTTCAAGATTGGCAAACAGGAAGTGATCCGAGGCTGGGAAGAGGGTGTAGTGCAG ATGAGTGTTGGTCAAAGGGCCAAGTTGACCTGCTCACCTGAATACGCTTATGGAAACAAAGGCCACCCGGGCATCATTCCTCCTAACGCCACCCTCATCTTTGACGTTGAGCTGCTGGGTTTGGAATGA